A window from Sebastes fasciatus isolate fSebFas1 chromosome 22, fSebFas1.pri, whole genome shotgun sequence encodes these proteins:
- the LOC141761206 gene encoding putative C-type lectin domain family 20 member A: MKELGSHVETHSPQVSMMMERILLGVLSLSGWIIPSICLHRQYHYVNDSKTWTEAASYCRRTYTDLASIENTEGMNQLMNTVSSSSNSSEVWIGLYSGIVWRWSDGYRGTGSRYRNWRTNDPDFNSGDEFCVVTRGDGRWSDYFCNREFPFICYRGTQLDPEFVVVNERMSWSSAQRYCRENYTDLATVRNDTENHEIKSLVPSKDRAWIGLFRDPNFNWSDGSNYKFSYWDNAQNPLGSLTHVCAVVDLQRSGKWRAFDCERRLPFVCYSIPANRQVVRLRMKPEDSSLDLNDPAVKADILKKARIYLSIYLSIYLSIYLSIYLSLDSPGQTGDESSGSHPEMERAA; encoded by the exons ATGAAAGAGCTGGGGTCGCATGTTGAGACACACAGTCCACAGGTCAGCATGATGATGGAAAGGATCTTGCTGGGTGTCTTGAGTCTCTCAG GGTGGATCATCCCCTCCATATGCCTTCACCGTCAGTACCACTATGTTAATGATTCAAAGACTTGGACTGAAGCTGCCTCCTACTGCAGACGGACATACACAGACCTGGCCAGCATTGAAAACACTGAAGGAATGAACCAACTTATGAACACTGTTTCATCTTCCAGCAACAGCTCTGAAGTCTGGATTGGTCTGTACAGTGGAATCGTCTGGAGGTGGTCTGATGGCTACAGAGGGACTGGGTCTAGATACAGGAACTGGAGAACTAATGATCCAGATTTTAATTCAGGTGATGAGTTCTGTGTGGTCACTAGAGGTGATGGAAGGTGGTCAGATTATTTTTGCAATCGTGAATTTCCATTTATCTGTTACCGAG GAACACAGCTGGATCCTGAATTTGTTGTTGTGAATGAAAGAATGAGTTGGTCCAGTGCTCAGAGGTACTGCAGGGAGAACTACACAGACCTGGCCACTGTGAGGAACGACACTGAGAACCACGAGATCAAGAGTTTGGTGCCGAGTAAAGACCGGGCATGGATTGGCCTATTTAGAGATCCCAATTTTAATTGGTCTGATGGTAGCAACTACAAATTCAGCTACTGGGATAACGCTCAAAACCCACTTGGCTCATTGACACATGTATGTGCTGTTGTAGATTTGCAAAGATCAGGAAAATGGAGGGCTTTTGACTGTGAAAGGAGATTACCGTTTGTCTGCTACAGCATCCCTG CAAATAGGCAGGTAGTAAGACTGAGGATGAAGCCGGAGGACTCCTCTCTGGATCTGAATGACCCTGCTGTGAAAGCAGACATCCTGAAAAAGGCacgtatctatctatctatctatctatctatctatctatctatctatctatctatctatctatctctagaCT
- the LOC141760786 gene encoding C-type mannose receptor 2-like isoform X2 has protein sequence MQQRAAGQIQTRAAVIRTPPLPGWIIPSICLHRQYHYVADPKTWTEAASYCRRTYTDLASIENTEEMNQLNNTVSSSGHSSEVWIGLYSGIVWRWSDGYRGTGSRYRNWRTSYNEPDFSSGDQFCGLITRGGGWHDGTCKYTFPFVCYRGTQRDPEFVVVNERMNWSSAQRYCRENYTDLATVRNDTENHEIQSLVWSGFYAWIGLFRDPNLNWSDGSNYKFSYWAAADNPLGSLTHVCAVALQSSGKWRAFDCERRLPFVCYSIPVKRQVVRLRMKPEDSSLDLNDPAVKADILKKLQDRLETKVSGATLKWREQPDGKVFFKEGKSSKKKERKKMDL, from the exons atgcagcaaagggccgcagGTCAGATTCAAACCCGGGCCGCTGTGATAAGGACTCCccctctaccag GGTGGATCATCCCCTCCATATGCCTTCACCGTCAGTACCACTATGTTGCTGATCCAAAGACTTGGACTGAAGCTGCCTCCTACTGCAGACGGACATACACAGACCTGGCCAGCATTGAAAACACTGAAGAAATGAACCAACTTAACAACACAGTTTCATCTTCCGGCCACAGCTCTGAAGTCTGGATTGGTCTGTACAGTGGAATCGTCTGGAGGTGGTCTGATGGCTACAGAGGGACTGGGTCTAGATACAGGAACTGGAGAACTAGTTACAATGAACCAGATTTTAGTTCAGGTGATCAGTTCTGTGGGCTCATTACACGTGGTGGAGGGTGGCATGATGGTACTTGCAAATATACATTTCCATTTGTCTGTTACAGAG GAACACAGCGGGATCCTGAATTTGTTGTtgtgaatgaaagaatgaattGGTCCAGTGCTCAGAGGTACTGCAGGGAGAACTACACAGACCTGGCCACTGTGAGGAACGACACTGAGAACCACGAGATCCAGAGTTTGGTGTGGAGTGGATTCTATGCGTGGATTGGCCTATTTAGAGATCCCAATTTGAATTGGTCTGATGGTAGCAACTACAAATTCAGCTACTGGGCTGCCGCTGACAACCCACTTGGCTCATTGACACATGTATGTGCTGTTGCTTTGCAAAGTTCAGGAAAATGGAGGGCTTTTGACTGTGAAAGGAGATTACCGTTTGTCTGCTACAGCATCCCTG TAAAGAGGCAGGTAGTAAGGCTGAGGATGAAGCCGGAGGACTCCTCTCTGGATCTGAATGACCCTGCTGTGAAAGCAGACATCCTGAAAAAG CTCCAGGACAGACTGGAGACGAAAGTATCGGGAGCAACCCTGAAATGGAGAGAGCAGCCTGATGGGAAGGTCTTCTTCAAGGAAGGGAAAAGTTctaagaagaaagaaagaaaaaagatggaCCTCTGA
- the LOC141760786 gene encoding C-type mannose receptor 2-like isoform X1, whose protein sequence is MKELWLHVETHSPQVSMMMERILLGLLSLSGWIIPSICLHRQYHYVADPKTWTEAASYCRRTYTDLASIENTEEMNQLNNTVSSSGHSSEVWIGLYSGIVWRWSDGYRGTGSRYRNWRTSYNEPDFSSGDQFCGLITRGGGWHDGTCKYTFPFVCYRGTQRDPEFVVVNERMNWSSAQRYCRENYTDLATVRNDTENHEIQSLVWSGFYAWIGLFRDPNLNWSDGSNYKFSYWAAADNPLGSLTHVCAVALQSSGKWRAFDCERRLPFVCYSIPVKRQVVRLRMKPEDSSLDLNDPAVKADILKKLQDRLETKVSGATLKWREQPDGKVFFKEGKSSKKKERKKMDL, encoded by the exons ATGAAAGAGCTGTGGTTGCATGTTGAGACACACAGTCCACAGGTCAGCATGATGATGGAGAGGATCTTGCTGGGTCTCTTGAGTCTCTCAG GGTGGATCATCCCCTCCATATGCCTTCACCGTCAGTACCACTATGTTGCTGATCCAAAGACTTGGACTGAAGCTGCCTCCTACTGCAGACGGACATACACAGACCTGGCCAGCATTGAAAACACTGAAGAAATGAACCAACTTAACAACACAGTTTCATCTTCCGGCCACAGCTCTGAAGTCTGGATTGGTCTGTACAGTGGAATCGTCTGGAGGTGGTCTGATGGCTACAGAGGGACTGGGTCTAGATACAGGAACTGGAGAACTAGTTACAATGAACCAGATTTTAGTTCAGGTGATCAGTTCTGTGGGCTCATTACACGTGGTGGAGGGTGGCATGATGGTACTTGCAAATATACATTTCCATTTGTCTGTTACAGAG GAACACAGCGGGATCCTGAATTTGTTGTtgtgaatgaaagaatgaattGGTCCAGTGCTCAGAGGTACTGCAGGGAGAACTACACAGACCTGGCCACTGTGAGGAACGACACTGAGAACCACGAGATCCAGAGTTTGGTGTGGAGTGGATTCTATGCGTGGATTGGCCTATTTAGAGATCCCAATTTGAATTGGTCTGATGGTAGCAACTACAAATTCAGCTACTGGGCTGCCGCTGACAACCCACTTGGCTCATTGACACATGTATGTGCTGTTGCTTTGCAAAGTTCAGGAAAATGGAGGGCTTTTGACTGTGAAAGGAGATTACCGTTTGTCTGCTACAGCATCCCTG TAAAGAGGCAGGTAGTAAGGCTGAGGATGAAGCCGGAGGACTCCTCTCTGGATCTGAATGACCCTGCTGTGAAAGCAGACATCCTGAAAAAG CTCCAGGACAGACTGGAGACGAAAGTATCGGGAGCAACCCTGAAATGGAGAGAGCAGCCTGATGGGAAGGTCTTCTTCAAGGAAGGGAAAAGTTctaagaagaaagaaagaaaaaagatggaCCTCTGA
- the LOC141760778 gene encoding secretory phospholipase A2 receptor-like yields the protein MMMERILLGVLSLSGWIIPSICLHRQYHYVADPKTWTEAASYCRRTYTDLASIENTEEMNQLMNTVSSSGHSSEVWIGLYSGIIWRWSDGYRGTGSRYRNWQTSYNEPNLHSGVEFCVVTEGDGRWWDLFCNTKYPFICYRGTQLDPEFVVVNERMSWSSAQRYCRENYTDLATVRNDIENHEIQSLVPSGGTWIGLFRDPNFNWSDGSNYKFSYWDAVRNPLGSLTHVCAVVDLQRSGKWRAFDCERRLPFVCYSLPANRQVVRLRMKPEDSSLDLNDPAVKADILKKLQDRLETKVAGATLKWREQPDGKVFFKEGKSYQKKERKKTEL from the exons ATGATGATGGAAAGGATCTTGCTGGGTGTCTTGAGTCTCTCAG GGTGGATCATCCCCTCCATATGCCTTCACCGTCAGTACCACTATGTTGCTGATCCAAAGACTTGGACTGAAGCTGCCTCCTACTGCAGACGGACATACACAGACCTGGCCAGCATTGAAAACACTGAAGAAATGAACCAACTTATGAACACAGTTTCATCTTCCGGCCACAGCTCTGAAGTCTGGATTGGTCTGTACAGTGGAATCATCTGGAGGTGGTCTGATGGCTACAGAGGGACTGGGTCTAGATACAGGAACTGGCAAACTAGTTACAATGAACCAAATTTGCATTCAGGTGTTGAGTTCTGTGTGGTCACTGAAGGTGATGGAAGGTGGTGGGATTTGTTTTGCAATACTAAATATCCATTTATCTGTTACCGAG GAACACAGCTGGATCCTGAATTTGTTGTTGTGAATGAAAGAATGAGTTGGTCCAGTGCTCAGAGGTACTGCAGGGAGAACTACACAGACCTGGCCACTGTGAGGAACGACATTGAGAACCACGAGATCCAGAGTTTGGTGCCGAGTGGAGGCACATGGATTGGCCTATTTAGAGATCCCAATTTTAATTGGTCTGATGGTAGCAACTACAAATTCAGCTACTGGGATGCCGTTAGAAACCCACTTGGCTCATTGACACATGTATGTGCTGTTGTAGATTTGCAAAGATCAGGAAAATGGAGGGCTTTTGACTGTGAAAGGAGATTACCGTTTGTCTGCTACAGCCTCCCTG CAAACAGGCAGGTAGTAAGGCTGAGGATGAAGCCGGAGGACTCCTCTCTGGATCTGAATGACCCTGCTGTGAAAGCAGACATCCTGAAAAAG CTCCAGGACAGACTGGAGACGAAAGTAGCGGGAGCCACCCTGAAATGGAGAGAGCAGCCTGATGGGAAGGTCTTCTTCAAGGAAGGGAAAAGTTatcagaagaaagaaagaaaaaagacggAGCTCTGA